A stretch of Mus musculus strain C57BL/6J chromosome 19, GRCm38.p6 C57BL/6J DNA encodes these proteins:
- the Slc22a30 gene encoding integral membrane transport protein UST1R isoform X5, with the protein MAFQELLNQVGSLGRFQILQISFVLFLVGLVVPHITMENFTAAIPNHRCWAPILDNDTASDNGSRILSQDDLLRISIPLDSNLRLDKCRRFAQPQWHLLHLNGTFSNETEPDTEPCVDGWVYDRSNFLSTIVTEWDLVCESQALNSVAKFSFMIGLFIGAIICGHLSDRFGRKFILTCALLQFAITETCVAFAPSFFIYCLLRFLAGMSVEPISVNSHLLMLEWTSPKFLGMVAVLTSCAASIGYMILAGLAFLFRIWRHLQLAMSVPIFFFLILTRRTRTTVR; encoded by the exons ATGGCCTTTCAGGAACTCCTGAATCAAGTTGGAAGCCTAGGAAGATTCCAGATCCTTCAGATCTCTTTTGTTCTCTTCCTCGTAGGCCTTGTGGTACCTCATATTACAATGGAGAACTTTACTGCAGCCATTCCCAATCATCGCTGCTGGGCCCCCATCCTTGACAATGACACTGCCTCTGATAATGGCAGTAGGATCCTGAGCCAAGATGACCTCCTGAGGATCTCCATCCCCCTGGATTCCAACCTGAGACTGGATAAATGTCGTCGTTTTGCCCAACCACAGTGGCATCTTCTTCATTTGAATGGCACTTTCTCCAATGAGACAGAGCCAGACACTGAGCCCTGTGTGGATGGTTGGGTGTATGACAGGAGCAACTTCCTTTCTACCATTGTGACTGAG tgGGACCTGGTGTGTGAATCTCAGGCACTGAATTCTGTTGCTAAATTTTCATTCATGATTGGCCTATTTATAGGGGCTATCATATGTGGCCATTTGTCAGACAG gttTGGGAGGAAGTTCATTTTAACATGTGCTTTATTACAATTTGCCATCACTGAAACCTGTGTAGCTTTTGCTCCCTCCTTCTTCATCTACTGCTTACTTCGATTCCTGGCAGGAATGTCTGTGGAACCCATATCAGTAAATAGTCACTTGCTCA tgttaGAATGGACAAGCCCTAAATTCCTAGGCATGGTGGCAGTGCTTACATCTTGTGCTGCTAGTATCGGATACATGATATTGGCAGGCCTGGCTTTTCTATTTAGAATCTGGCGTCACCTCCAGCTAGCAATGTCTGTGCCAATATTCTTCTTCCTTATACTCACAAG GAGGACAAGAACCACTGTCAGATAA